Proteins from one Halococcus sediminicola genomic window:
- a CDS encoding cupin domain-containing protein, translating into MTNEKWFIAPEDVETLQFDWGRIKWLSTPDVTDSEQLSAGIVQLAPKEGHERHNHPDSEEILYVISGEGIQTVDGEERRITAGEMVHIPAGAYHSTINATWEPLRLLAVYAPPGPEEVLREDPNNSILSAGDLSVETD; encoded by the coding sequence ATGACAAATGAAAAGTGGTTCATCGCGCCCGAAGACGTCGAGACGTTGCAATTCGACTGGGGACGAATCAAGTGGCTGAGTACACCCGATGTGACTGACAGCGAGCAGCTCAGTGCGGGAATTGTCCAACTCGCTCCAAAGGAGGGCCACGAGCGACACAACCATCCCGATAGCGAGGAGATTCTCTACGTCATCAGCGGCGAGGGTATCCAGACGGTCGACGGTGAGGAACGACGCATCACTGCCGGAGAGATGGTGCACATTCCAGCCGGCGCCTATCACAGTACGATCAACGCGACGTGGGAGCCCCTCCGACTTCTTGCAGTCTACGCGCCTCCAGGACCCGAGGAGGTTTTACGGGAAGACCCGAATAATTCGATTCTCTCGGCCGGCGACCTCTCGGTTGAGACCGATTAG
- a CDS encoding GHMP family kinase ATP-binding protein, which produces MVEPSPDTSVSLNGELTTFEPVENVLQQLNVSAAVSLTASVPVGYGFGASGAATLATALAANDAFDLERSREDLLEAAHRAEIEAGTGLGDVFIQDRGGLVWNTGDGPQRAELSADLEYTALDGITTSTVLDDEQTLERVRKCGRESLSRFSPKNSLRELLDLSWEFVQRSGLATDQVTKEVQRVERDGGAASMAMFGETVIATGAQNFVERTTPVTNEGAHIC; this is translated from the coding sequence ATGGTTGAGCCCAGTCCCGATACATCGGTCAGCCTTAACGGAGAGCTCACTACCTTCGAGCCCGTTGAAAACGTCCTTCAGCAGCTCAATGTCTCAGCAGCGGTGTCGCTGACCGCGTCGGTTCCGGTCGGATATGGATTCGGAGCCAGCGGTGCTGCAACCCTCGCCACTGCGCTTGCTGCCAACGACGCGTTCGATCTCGAACGGAGCCGCGAGGATCTCCTCGAAGCAGCTCATCGCGCAGAGATCGAAGCCGGGACCGGTCTCGGCGATGTCTTCATTCAGGACCGTGGCGGTCTCGTCTGGAACACTGGTGATGGACCCCAGCGCGCGGAGTTGTCGGCCGATCTCGAGTACACCGCGCTCGATGGCATCACTACCAGTACGGTCCTCGATGACGAGCAGACACTCGAACGAGTACGCAAATGCGGGCGGGAGAGTCTGTCGCGTTTCTCTCCCAAGAATTCGCTTCGAGAACTCCTCGACCTGTCATGGGAGTTCGTGCAGCGGAGTGGGCTCGCAACTGATCAGGTCACCAAGGAAGTCCAGCGCGTCGAACGAGACGGGGGTGCCGCCAGCATGGCGATGTTCGGCGAAACCGTCATCGCTACCGGCGCGCAGAATTTCGTCGAACGAACAACCCCAGTCACGAATGAGGGAGCACACATTTGCTGA
- a CDS encoding amidase, which produces MSRNRLIGRSVHDIAAAIREGDQSSLELVERTLDRIAAHNELNAFITVTDQSARKRARKADTAAARGTDLGRLHGVPIAIKDLRSRKAGIRHTMGPTPLAENVAQTDSISVERLEAAGAVIIGTTNTPALGHTIKTDNRLFGATPTPYDHDRSAGGPSGGSAVALATGMAGLATGSDIGGSLRVPAACCNVIGLKPTFGLVPERLPADGFSTHSPFFVGGPMARTAVDTALMLDVLAGRDDRDPFSVPRSSVEYVDATDRPTDELSVAYSPDLGLQPIAPIIRETVGAAVDDLAAAGATDDTVDVSLPSYEELSLAYIEQVGVFFSTFAQTIAEQYDIDFETADVEETVRSTIALGEDTTAVNERRRNIPRTTAYDGIQDALSGYDVLMTPTLTVPPYSKQLNEGYPTEIDGESVLGVPTDMMLTWVFNLTGHPAASAPAGFTDNGLPVGVQVIGRRFGEADILSVVAAIERARPWTAQYSDRD; this is translated from the coding sequence ATGAGCAGGAATCGCCTTATCGGACGATCGGTACACGATATTGCAGCAGCGATCCGTGAAGGCGATCAATCATCGCTAGAGCTCGTCGAAAGAACACTGGATCGTATCGCAGCCCACAACGAACTGAACGCCTTCATCACAGTCACCGATCAATCGGCGCGTAAACGCGCACGCAAGGCGGATACAGCAGCCGCACGCGGTACAGATCTCGGCCGGCTTCACGGTGTTCCCATCGCCATCAAGGACCTCCGGAGTCGGAAAGCTGGGATCCGACATACAATGGGCCCTACTCCTCTTGCCGAGAACGTCGCCCAAACCGATTCGATTTCCGTTGAACGACTGGAAGCCGCGGGAGCAGTTATCATCGGCACGACAAACACGCCCGCGCTCGGCCATACTATCAAAACCGACAACCGGCTCTTCGGAGCGACGCCGACGCCGTACGATCACGATCGCTCTGCTGGCGGCCCATCGGGCGGATCGGCAGTCGCACTAGCAACCGGAATGGCCGGGCTCGCAACCGGCTCGGATATCGGTGGATCGCTCCGAGTGCCGGCCGCGTGCTGCAACGTGATCGGACTGAAACCGACGTTCGGACTCGTTCCCGAACGTCTCCCGGCCGACGGGTTCAGCACTCATAGCCCGTTTTTCGTCGGTGGACCGATGGCCCGGACTGCGGTGGATACCGCCCTCATGCTTGATGTCCTCGCAGGTCGAGACGATCGCGACCCGTTCAGCGTCCCTCGTTCCAGTGTAGAGTACGTTGACGCGACCGATCGTCCCACGGATGAGCTATCGGTGGCATACAGCCCGGATCTTGGACTGCAGCCGATCGCACCGATAATACGTGAGACGGTCGGTGCTGCTGTTGACGATCTGGCAGCCGCTGGCGCAACGGACGATACTGTGGACGTCTCGCTGCCCTCGTACGAAGAACTCTCGCTGGCATATATCGAACAGGTCGGGGTGTTCTTCAGCACGTTTGCGCAAACGATCGCGGAACAGTACGACATCGACTTCGAAACGGCGGATGTCGAGGAGACAGTACGTTCGACGATTGCTCTCGGAGAAGATACGACAGCGGTCAACGAACGACGTCGCAACATTCCCCGCACCACCGCATACGACGGCATTCAGGATGCACTGAGCGGCTATGATGTACTCATGACGCCGACGCTAACGGTTCCACCCTACAGCAAACAACTCAACGAGGGCTATCCGACTGAGATTGATGGTGAGTCCGTGCTCGGAGTTCCGACCGACATGATGTTGACATGGGTGTTCAATCTGACCGGCCATCCTGCAGCATCCGCCCCCGCAGGGTTCACCGATAATGGACTGCCGGTCGGAGTACAGGTCATCGGACGGCGGTTCGGTGAAGCCGATATACTCAGTGTCGTTGCAGCGATCGAACGGGCACGGCCGTGGACGGCGCAGTATAGTGACCGAGATTGA
- a CDS encoding sulfatase family protein — protein sequence MKTIGGVGAANLLSGCNSHIGGFSRHDSNEQKQRNMVFVLSDDHRYDFMSFMDGPGTPDFLETPNMDRMAEEGAHLANASVSTPLCAPSRASILTGQYAHEHGVIDNQRTKVDHVPFFPQHLQDAGYETAFIGKWHTYHADNAQPRPGFDHWVSFEGQGEYFSQVFNVNGDRVKRKGYITDVLTNFARQWINNRDSDKPFFLFLSHKAPHAWFHPAPRHKGRYANKSIDYPKTMASKNANYGQKPNWVKNQREGVRGVNYIFGGRFNYKRLYRRYTETLLALDESIGTIMDQLDESGLADSTLLLYMGDNGYSLGEHGLIGKQTAYETSVRVPLLAYAPGLIEPGTVVNEWVENVDIAPTFLEGAGQSPPDYVSGESFLSEIKGNSSSRRKEPFYESFWGGVPQHPTMFSTRKGRYKYIWYYGPITDELYDLKSDPLEQHNLIGDKKYQKHFKEMHDRLFDWIEANGNIQIPLQRRRKGNKEKKRPKKAPKTVPDDIE from the coding sequence GTGAAGACGATTGGCGGGGTTGGGGCTGCTAATCTCCTTAGCGGCTGCAACTCACATATAGGTGGTTTTTCCCGACATGATTCTAATGAACAGAAGCAGCGGAATATGGTCTTTGTGCTGAGCGATGACCACCGCTATGACTTCATGAGTTTCATGGATGGGCCAGGTACGCCAGACTTTCTTGAGACACCGAACATGGATCGAATGGCAGAGGAAGGAGCGCATTTGGCGAACGCTTCGGTCAGCACACCACTTTGTGCACCGAGTCGTGCTTCGATTCTTACCGGCCAGTACGCCCACGAACACGGAGTGATCGATAATCAGCGCACAAAAGTAGATCACGTACCATTCTTCCCACAGCATCTGCAGGATGCTGGCTATGAAACTGCTTTTATCGGTAAATGGCATACCTATCATGCCGACAACGCGCAACCCCGTCCGGGATTTGATCACTGGGTGAGTTTTGAGGGCCAGGGTGAATATTTCAGTCAAGTTTTCAACGTCAACGGCGACCGAGTCAAACGCAAAGGCTATATTACAGATGTTTTGACGAATTTCGCACGTCAATGGATCAACAACCGTGACAGCGACAAGCCGTTTTTCCTCTTCCTTTCGCATAAAGCACCACATGCCTGGTTCCACCCAGCTCCCCGTCACAAAGGCCGGTATGCGAACAAATCGATTGATTATCCGAAAACGATGGCCAGCAAAAACGCAAATTATGGCCAAAAACCCAACTGGGTGAAAAATCAGCGAGAGGGCGTTCGTGGGGTGAATTACATCTTTGGTGGCCGCTTCAACTACAAAAGACTGTATCGCCGATATACAGAGACTCTCTTGGCACTTGATGAGAGTATCGGCACGATAATGGACCAACTCGACGAGTCGGGTCTCGCTGACTCGACATTACTGCTGTACATGGGTGATAATGGATACTCACTTGGAGAGCATGGTCTGATAGGCAAACAAACTGCCTACGAGACATCCGTCCGCGTACCCTTACTTGCGTATGCACCCGGACTGATTGAACCCGGAACAGTTGTCAACGAATGGGTAGAAAACGTCGATATCGCGCCAACGTTTCTTGAAGGGGCCGGACAGTCTCCTCCGGACTACGTGAGCGGTGAGTCGTTCCTCTCCGAAATAAAGGGCAACAGTTCATCTCGGCGGAAAGAGCCGTTCTATGAATCGTTCTGGGGCGGAGTTCCTCAGCATCCGACGATGTTTAGCACACGTAAGGGACGCTACAAGTACATATGGTATTACGGTCCAATAACAGATGAATTGTACGATCTAAAGTCAGATCCGCTAGAGCAGCACAACCTGATTGGAGACAAAAAATATCAAAAGCATTTCAAAGAAATGCATGATCGATTATTCGACTGGATCGAAGCGAACGGTAATATTCAAATTCCTCTTCAGCGTCGCCGCAAAGGGAACAAGGAGAAGAAACGACCGAAGAAAGCTCCGAAGACTGTACCCGACGACATTGAGTGA
- a CDS encoding formylglycine-generating enzyme family protein, which produces MVHLDGGTFTMGTDEEIGFAADGEGPARDVTLDSFYIDRFAVTNAEFLQFVRDTDYTTDAEQFGWSFVFRDFVALGDDNQETERVADAPWWVAVEGANWLRPEGPDSSIGIEERLKHPVTHVSWNDAKAYADWSGKRLPTEAEWEYAARGGLERRRYPWGDQLHPEGEHRCNIWQGEFPSHNTGDDGYYGTAPVFEFPSNGYGLHNVSGNVWEWCGDWFSADYHTSDDSSRTNPTGPPNGTERVMRGGSYLCHHSWCNRYRVAARSKNTPNSSTGNIGFRCVVDAA; this is translated from the coding sequence ATGGTGCACTTGGATGGTGGGACGTTCACGATGGGGACAGACGAGGAGATTGGGTTTGCTGCGGACGGGGAAGGCCCAGCACGCGATGTGACACTTGACTCGTTTTACATCGATCGTTTCGCAGTGACAAATGCCGAGTTCCTCCAATTTGTGCGCGATACGGACTACACCACCGATGCCGAGCAGTTCGGGTGGTCGTTCGTATTCCGAGACTTCGTCGCACTTGGCGATGATAACCAAGAGACAGAGAGAGTTGCAGATGCTCCTTGGTGGGTTGCAGTCGAAGGGGCAAACTGGCTTCGGCCAGAGGGACCGGATTCGAGCATCGGTATCGAAGAACGGCTGAAACATCCAGTGACACACGTTTCGTGGAATGATGCCAAAGCGTATGCAGACTGGTCAGGGAAACGCCTTCCGACCGAAGCAGAGTGGGAATATGCAGCACGGGGAGGGTTAGAGAGAAGGCGATACCCATGGGGCGACCAATTGCATCCAGAGGGCGAGCATCGGTGTAACATTTGGCAGGGAGAGTTCCCCTCGCACAATACCGGTGATGACGGATACTACGGAACTGCACCTGTCTTTGAGTTTCCTTCGAACGGATATGGATTACACAATGTCTCAGGAAACGTTTGGGAATGGTGTGGAGACTGGTTTAGCGCGGATTACCACACGAGTGACGATTCATCGCGAACGAATCCGACCGGTCCACCGAATGGAACAGAGCGGGTAATGCGAGGCGGATCGTATCTGTGTCATCACTCATGGTGCAACCGATACCGGGTAGCTGCCCGTTCGAAAAACACACCAAATAGTTCGACAGGCAACATTGGATTCCGTTGTGTCGTCGATGCTGCATAA
- a CDS encoding acyltransferase: MGERIYSIDSLRAIAVFFVVVAHVQPFAGVGSYGNHIYFILDTIGQFDVPFFFVTSGYFLKDKLDSDRIKSTIQGSFQKLGSLYLFGIGLYISSVALTTGIALLAGRQPRTSLSSLFESLSPVGLIYYGDAVAPPLWFLTALFFSICFVSLFVALDKTRCLLSAAAAAHVVGLIGQNYPMIAEFSVPTRDALFFGFFYVALGFWIRSVRWSPSTNRRRTYLGIVIAAAIGQIAEQYVVNYLLRGLTISQGTYTTEYTLSTVVLVFALFAYALSNPNWGKRTVAPQLGTLAVGVYLVHFPVYQILKALNRLVMVTGGIDPMTTVVWQILAAPVVYILSLVMYVLLAKMGLIEIGGSHVPRLDRVRTRLGSQEGA; this comes from the coding sequence GTGGGAGAACGCATTTACAGCATCGATAGTCTACGCGCTATTGCCGTGTTCTTCGTCGTTGTTGCCCACGTCCAGCCTTTCGCTGGAGTTGGATCATATGGGAACCATATTTATTTCATTTTGGATACAATTGGACAGTTCGACGTTCCGTTCTTTTTCGTGACTTCAGGATATTTTCTCAAGGACAAACTAGATTCTGATAGGATCAAATCGACGATCCAGGGTTCCTTTCAGAAGTTGGGTTCACTGTATCTTTTCGGGATTGGTCTCTACATCTCGTCAGTTGCGCTCACAACTGGTATTGCACTTCTCGCAGGGCGACAACCGAGGACGAGCCTGAGTAGCTTGTTCGAGAGCCTCTCCCCAGTAGGACTGATATACTATGGCGATGCAGTTGCACCGCCGCTTTGGTTTCTGACAGCCTTGTTCTTCTCTATCTGTTTTGTCTCGCTGTTCGTCGCCCTCGATAAGACTCGTTGTCTTCTCTCGGCGGCTGCGGCGGCGCACGTTGTGGGCCTAATCGGTCAGAACTATCCAATGATCGCTGAGTTCTCGGTTCCGACTCGTGATGCACTCTTTTTCGGCTTTTTCTACGTTGCCCTTGGCTTTTGGATCAGGTCCGTTCGTTGGTCACCGAGTACGAATCGTCGTCGAACGTATCTCGGGATCGTTATCGCCGCAGCGATCGGACAGATAGCTGAACAGTACGTCGTTAACTATCTCCTGCGAGGCCTTACGATCAGCCAGGGAACATACACTACGGAGTACACTCTGTCAACTGTAGTCCTCGTGTTCGCCTTGTTTGCGTACGCTCTGTCGAACCCGAATTGGGGAAAGAGGACAGTTGCTCCGCAGTTGGGAACTCTCGCTGTTGGAGTCTATCTGGTCCATTTTCCTGTGTATCAGATTTTGAAGGCGCTGAACAGACTTGTGATGGTAACGGGTGGGATCGATCCGATGACGACTGTTGTATGGCAGATCCTTGCAGCGCCGGTTGTCTACATCCTTTCGTTAGTCATGTATGTCCTTTTGGCAAAGATGGGGCTCATCGAGATTGGCGGGAGCCACGTTCCACGGCTTGATCGCGTCCGCACTCGGTTGGGTTCTCAAGAAGGAGCATGA
- a CDS encoding nicotinate-nucleotide--dimethylbenzimidazole phosphoribosyltransferase, protein MRFVLVAGTTETAHIEGISAARADPDLMAHTPSADLEIVEYGQPVQAPVIPMSPTGCPTPAVITRAVRELIEFDTLALDTGLVRPTSAPTVALEAMPGRDIRHPRPVDSAMDTFEAARQLGRSLPDDELVIGETIPGGTTTALGECAAVSPSLPENPFALKQAVVDEALAASSLSAGETADEPVKTVRHVGDPVLAAVAGLTVGATTTDTSVTLAGGTQLIAAAALARHAGVDATLSVTTTSFIADDKTVRLNELANDLSLDVTVTDPDFHRRNHSAMNPYVAGEAKEGVGMGGALALADRAGVSMADIREQVVYERENTVMFGFKFAIGESNIKRLFHRLDRGSRCHLFIG, encoded by the coding sequence ATGAGGTTCGTCTTGGTCGCCGGCACCACTGAAACCGCACACATCGAGGGGATCAGTGCCGCCAGAGCGGACCCCGATCTGATGGCCCACACTCCGAGCGCGGACCTCGAGATCGTGGAATATGGGCAGCCAGTCCAGGCACCAGTCATACCGATGAGTCCGACTGGCTGCCCGACACCTGCGGTCATTACACGCGCCGTCCGCGAACTGATCGAGTTCGATACCCTGGCTCTCGATACGGGTCTCGTTCGTCCAACCAGTGCACCGACTGTCGCCCTCGAAGCGATGCCTGGAAGAGATATCCGCCATCCTCGGCCCGTCGATTCCGCAATGGACACGTTCGAGGCTGCCCGTCAGCTCGGACGGAGCCTGCCGGACGACGAACTCGTGATCGGCGAGACAATTCCCGGCGGCACGACCACTGCGCTCGGCGAATGCGCCGCAGTGTCGCCCTCGCTCCCCGAGAACCCGTTCGCGCTCAAGCAAGCAGTGGTGGACGAGGCGTTGGCAGCGAGTAGTCTCTCGGCGGGCGAGACCGCGGACGAGCCGGTGAAAACGGTACGCCACGTCGGCGACCCAGTGCTCGCTGCTGTGGCCGGATTGACCGTCGGAGCGACGACCACCGATACGTCAGTGACACTCGCCGGAGGGACACAGCTCATCGCCGCTGCCGCCCTCGCTCGACACGCAGGCGTGGACGCGACGCTCTCGGTCACGACGACCTCTTTTATCGCCGACGACAAGACGGTACGGCTGAACGAACTGGCGAATGACCTCTCGTTGGACGTGACCGTCACCGACCCGGACTTCCACCGTCGCAACCATTCAGCAATGAACCCGTACGTCGCCGGTGAGGCCAAGGAGGGCGTCGGGATGGGCGGCGCACTGGCGCTGGCCGACCGAGCTGGCGTATCGATGGCGGACATACGCGAGCAGGTCGTCTATGAACGAGAGAATACGGTCATGTTCGGATTCAAGTTCGCTATCGGTGAATCGAATATCAAGCGGTTGTTTCACCGACTCGATAGAGGAAGCCGTTGCCATCTCTTTATAGGCTGA
- a CDS encoding cation:proton antiporter, which yields MAEILLELGVAFAAIALAGTVAQSLDQSVIPFYIIAGLVANPFVIGSLGLPALGANEVITVAGELGIVFLLFFLGLEFSIDQLLASGRRMTQVGLLDIGINLPMGIAVGLALGWSGLEALVLGGIVYISSSAVITKSLIDLGWIANAESSPILGTLVFEDLAIAVYLATLAALLSGSGDLGTLLTNVGVVGGFFVVLVLVVYFGSSLFERFLATGSDELFVLRTVAAAVLVAGTALALGASEAVAAFFIGMGFSSTEHIERIEDLLVPLRDVFAAVFFFWIGLTTDPRLVLAVAGPLVLVIVLTTPTKLVSGYFGGRLYDLDSRRSVRVACSMVTRGEFSLIIATLAASQGSGPILTETLPALAVGYVLVMSVLGTTFMSSADTIEDFLRRLYPA from the coding sequence ATGGCAGAAATCCTACTCGAACTCGGGGTGGCCTTTGCGGCCATTGCGCTCGCGGGCACCGTCGCGCAGTCGCTCGATCAGTCGGTGATTCCGTTCTACATCATCGCCGGTCTCGTGGCCAATCCGTTCGTCATCGGTTCCCTCGGACTGCCCGCGCTCGGTGCGAACGAGGTCATCACCGTGGCTGGCGAACTTGGTATTGTCTTCTTGCTCTTTTTCCTCGGGCTTGAGTTCTCCATCGACCAGCTACTGGCGAGCGGGCGACGGATGACGCAGGTGGGCCTGCTCGACATTGGAATCAATCTCCCCATGGGAATCGCCGTCGGACTGGCGCTCGGCTGGAGTGGATTGGAGGCGCTCGTCCTCGGCGGCATCGTCTATATCTCCTCTAGCGCTGTTATCACCAAATCGCTCATCGATTTGGGCTGGATAGCCAACGCCGAAAGCAGTCCCATCCTCGGCACCCTCGTCTTCGAAGACCTCGCTATCGCGGTCTATCTGGCAACACTCGCAGCACTGTTGAGCGGAAGCGGTGACCTCGGAACACTTCTCACGAACGTCGGTGTCGTTGGTGGATTTTTCGTCGTGCTCGTTCTTGTCGTCTATTTCGGCAGCTCACTGTTTGAACGGTTTCTCGCCACCGGATCGGACGAGCTGTTCGTCCTTAGAACGGTGGCGGCCGCAGTGTTGGTAGCGGGCACAGCGCTCGCGCTTGGAGCCAGCGAGGCGGTTGCGGCGTTTTTCATCGGGATGGGATTTAGCTCAACCGAACACATCGAACGCATCGAGGATTTACTCGTGCCCCTTCGAGATGTGTTCGCTGCGGTCTTTTTCTTCTGGATTGGTCTGACAACCGATCCGCGATTGGTGCTCGCAGTCGCCGGCCCGCTCGTACTCGTAATCGTACTCACGACGCCGACAAAACTCGTTTCGGGCTATTTTGGCGGACGGTTGTACGATCTTGATTCGCGTCGGTCAGTACGGGTCGCTTGCAGCATGGTCACTCGCGGAGAGTTCTCGCTCATCATCGCCACGCTTGCCGCTTCGCAGGGATCAGGTCCGATACTGACCGAGACCCTGCCCGCCCTCGCCGTCGGCTACGTACTTGTCATGAGCGTGCTTGGAACGACATTTATGAGCTCTGCAGATACCATCGAAGACTTTCTCAGGCGACTATATCCTGCATGA
- a CDS encoding cation:proton antiporter regulatory subunit: MTIYEANLPGVGKKFEVELDGERRLIIVIHNTGKRELFVRDDPDEDAEKLFELTDRMARQVGTIMEGAYFQPIRTDTIDTVLSDDTLIEWVSVTKESPLVGETLAETRLRQELGVSVIAVQRGDETITNPDPDTPIETDDTLVVLGSHEACQRLDEVVAGNGGDKTDLDTDTEG, encoded by the coding sequence ATGACCATCTACGAGGCCAATCTCCCGGGCGTCGGCAAGAAGTTCGAGGTCGAACTTGACGGCGAGCGCCGGCTCATCATCGTTATTCACAATACCGGCAAGCGTGAGCTGTTCGTCCGCGATGATCCCGACGAGGACGCCGAAAAATTGTTCGAACTCACCGATCGCATGGCTCGTCAAGTAGGAACTATCATGGAAGGCGCGTACTTCCAGCCGATTCGCACCGATACCATCGACACAGTATTATCAGACGATACGCTCATCGAATGGGTGAGCGTCACCAAAGAATCACCGCTCGTCGGCGAGACGCTGGCTGAGACACGTCTTCGGCAGGAACTCGGCGTCTCGGTCATCGCCGTCCAGCGCGGCGATGAGACCATCACGAACCCCGACCCGGACACCCCTATTGAAACGGACGATACGCTCGTGGTGCTCGGTTCACACGAAGCCTGCCAGCGACTCGACGAAGTGGTTGCCGGCAACGGTGGCGACAAAACGGACCTTGACACCGACACCGAGGGGTAG
- a CDS encoding MOSC domain-containing protein, producing MAAVSRIRLYPVKSLSGVDVDSVPISDSGRMRYDREYALFSEDGTYVNGRQNKLVHEINTTVDLSANTVEFKIYDTDRTFSCGLDEINSNSELEEWLTDFFGEPITVERAEQSNFTDSAGGIAPIRVTATGPTLVGEETLAEVASWYEDLDADAIFRRLRTNVVISGVEPFWEDKLYSNTPATRRNPGTGVEFTVGNVTHYGIMCKPRCVVPSRNPETGERKTNFAKKFTEKRKERFPEWADVETLGTNMDRDGVKDYYYLTVVTRIPSRESGKEIAVGDEISIEGEVPLLQTH from the coding sequence ATGGCAGCAGTCTCCCGGATTAGGCTGTATCCGGTCAAATCGTTGTCCGGTGTCGATGTCGATAGCGTGCCCATCTCTGATTCAGGGCGGATGCGATACGACCGAGAGTATGCCCTATTCAGCGAGGATGGAACATACGTGAATGGACGACAAAACAAACTGGTACACGAGATCAACACCACAGTCGATCTCTCGGCTAACACGGTCGAATTCAAAATCTACGATACGGACCGTACCTTCTCCTGCGGACTCGATGAAATCAACAGTAATTCGGAACTAGAAGAGTGGCTGACGGACTTTTTCGGCGAACCGATCACGGTCGAACGGGCCGAGCAATCGAACTTCACTGACAGCGCAGGAGGCATCGCCCCGATTCGAGTCACCGCCACGGGCCCTACTCTCGTCGGCGAGGAAACGTTGGCCGAAGTCGCATCGTGGTACGAGGACCTCGATGCGGACGCGATTTTCAGGCGATTGCGGACCAACGTCGTAATTAGTGGTGTCGAACCGTTCTGGGAAGACAAACTCTACTCGAACACGCCAGCCACACGTCGAAACCCCGGTACTGGAGTAGAGTTCACGGTGGGAAACGTCACTCATTACGGAATCATGTGCAAGCCGCGGTGTGTCGTTCCATCTCGTAATCCGGAGACTGGTGAGCGAAAAACGAATTTCGCAAAGAAATTCACAGAAAAACGGAAGGAGCGATTCCCCGAATGGGCTGATGTGGAGACGCTAGGGACGAACATGGACCGTGACGGGGTGAAAGATTACTACTATCTGACGGTCGTAACGCGAATTCCGTCGCGTGAGTCCGGCAAGGAGATCGCCGTCGGTGATGAGATCTCTATTGAGGGGGAAGTTCCCCTCTTGCAGACGCACTAG
- a CDS encoding amidohydrolase family protein, protein MSDIVDLQVVAFPQEGVFTEEGNEDLLREAASMGPDLVGGIPHNEHTREEGVKEVETAVEIAQNHDLQIDLHIDETDDPTSRLTEVLASEAFHHDIGERTTASHTTAMHSYPNAYADKVISLLAKSGVGVITNPPDNSVLQGRYDDYPRRRGHTRIDELHEAGVTVGIGHDSVMDPWYHYGKADPLDSAHLLVHYAHMNGREDVQTIWEMLTDANADMFGTEQYGLEEGNRGSLVLYHSPDAFNTLRTRAPRALVLRDGRPIARTEPRETVVERQNSSRSVNFHRDR, encoded by the coding sequence GTGAGCGACATCGTCGACCTCCAAGTCGTTGCGTTCCCCCAAGAGGGCGTGTTCACGGAGGAAGGAAACGAGGACCTCCTCCGTGAGGCCGCCAGCATGGGCCCGGACCTCGTCGGCGGCATTCCCCACAACGAGCACACGCGCGAGGAGGGGGTGAAGGAAGTCGAGACTGCCGTCGAGATCGCTCAAAACCACGACCTGCAGATCGACCTCCACATCGACGAGACGGACGACCCGACTTCCCGACTGACCGAAGTGCTTGCAAGCGAAGCTTTCCATCACGACATCGGCGAACGGACTACCGCGAGTCACACGACGGCGATGCACTCGTACCCGAACGCCTACGCCGACAAGGTGATCTCACTGCTAGCGAAAAGCGGCGTGGGCGTCATCACGAACCCACCGGACAACAGCGTCCTGCAGGGACGTTACGACGACTATCCGCGCCGGCGTGGACACACGCGGATCGACGAGCTACACGAGGCAGGCGTGACGGTCGGTATCGGCCACGATTCGGTGATGGACCCGTGGTATCATTACGGAAAAGCCGATCCGCTCGACTCAGCTCATCTCTTAGTCCACTACGCACACATGAACGGCCGCGAGGACGTGCAGACGATCTGGGAAATGCTGACCGATGCGAACGCCGACATGTTCGGCACGGAGCAGTACGGCCTCGAAGAAGGGAACAGGGGTTCGCTCGTGCTTTACCACAGCCCGGATGCGTTCAACACGCTTCGGACCCGCGCCCCGCGTGCGCTCGTTCTCAGAGATGGCCGACCGATCGCGCGCACGGAACCGCGGGAGACAGTCGTCGAACGACAGAATAGCTCTCGATCCGTTAATTTTCATAGAGATAGATGA